One window from the genome of Mustela lutreola isolate mMusLut2 chromosome 11, mMusLut2.pri, whole genome shotgun sequence encodes:
- the POP5 gene encoding ribonuclease P/MRP protein subunit POP5 has protein sequence MVRFKHRYLLCEVVSDDPRCRLSLEDRVLGGLIRDTIARVHGTFGAASCSIGFAVRYLNAYTGVVLLRCRKEFYHLVCSALPFITYLENKGHRYPCFLNTLHVGGTIRTCQKFLIHYNRRQLLILLQNCTDEGERQAIQKSVTRSCLLEERSDEEFSESGEEEAAEAVE, from the exons ATGGTGCGGTTTAAGCACAG GTACCTGCTGTGCGAGGTGGTTTCTGATGACCCCCGTTGCCGCCTGAGTCTGGAGGACCGAGTGCTGGGCGGCCTCATACGGGACACGATCGCCCGCGTGCACGGGACTTTCGGCGCAGCCTCCTGCTCCATCGGCTTCGCGG TGCGATACCTCAATGCCTATACTGGAGTAGTGTTACTTCGATGCCGGAAGGAATTCTACCACCTCGTGTGCTCAGCTCTTCCTTTCATCACATACTTGGAGAACAAAGGACACCGTTACCCGTGTTTTCTCAACACCTTACACGTGGGAG GTACAATTAGAACATGCCAGAAGTTCCTGATTCATTACAACAGGAGACAGCTGTTGATCTTATTGCAGAACTGCACCGACGAAG gAGAACGACAAGCTATCCAGAAGTCTGTCACCAGAAGCTGTTTACTAGAGGAGAGGTCAGATGAGGAGTTTTCGGAGAGTGGTGAGGAGGAGGCTGCTGAAGCAGTGGAGTGA